The Algoriphagus sp. TR-M9 genome has a window encoding:
- a CDS encoding O-methyltransferase: MKKSHWLAIKYFVYQLKFTLDKKKPILPALKYFFYYIRVNTNSPVSSFEKGLPWISYGSLKFLEKRINKEMKVFEYGSGGSTIYFSRKVKQVISIEHNQEWYSSLKIKLKELGINNVKLDLISPEKINSLASKAIKSQSSPIWENYDFTKYVNSINSYENSYFDLIVIDGRVRIECLKNSLNKLKSGGYLLFDNSERERYQNELGKLKTWVSYKNYGPVVQEYSFSETTIFRKR; encoded by the coding sequence ATGAAAAAATCACATTGGTTAGCCATAAAATATTTTGTTTACCAATTGAAATTTACCCTTGACAAAAAAAAACCTATTTTACCAGCCCTTAAATACTTTTTTTATTACATCAGGGTCAATACTAATTCCCCGGTATCATCATTTGAAAAAGGACTTCCTTGGATATCATACGGTAGTTTAAAATTTTTAGAAAAAAGAATAAATAAGGAGATGAAGGTATTTGAATATGGTTCAGGAGGGTCAACAATATATTTTTCTAGAAAAGTTAAACAAGTTATTTCGATTGAACACAATCAGGAATGGTACAGCTCCTTGAAAATTAAATTAAAAGAATTAGGGATAAATAATGTTAAACTAGATTTAATTTCCCCTGAAAAAATAAATAGTTTAGCTTCTAAAGCTATTAAAAGTCAGAGCTCACCTATTTGGGAAAATTATGATTTCACTAAATATGTTAATTCAATAAATAGTTATGAGAATAGCTATTTTGATTTAATTGTGATTGATGGGAGAGTGAGGATAGAATGTCTAAAAAATAGTTTAAATAAACTCAAATCAGGCGGATATCTTCTTTTTGATAATTCAGAAAGAGAAAGATATCAAAATGAATTAGGAAAACTTAAAACCTGGGTAAGTTACAAAAATTACGGACCTGTAGTTCAAGAATATTCTTTTTCCGAAACTACAATATTCAGAAAACGATAA
- a CDS encoding FkbM family methyltransferase, producing the protein MKKIKSFYHYHLARPFYSLIRPLQPILNLKKRTFFDKFKVNTKDGMEFWLYNNAFYWETEMFWDGFENFNYEGRTRALWCELSKKSQVILDIGANSGWFSVMAKAYNPSAIVHAFEPQPNIFKVLKKNAEINSFDIYCHQLALSNLKGELPFYNTGDLTFDSFNTTHGSLNKDWRPEKQKSILVQVDKLDDVILSLGIPKVDLIKIDVETYEGEVLEGYQRFLKEHKPLIILEIQDIMIGEKVEFLIDGLDYDFYFIQESTGLIKVANLGENNDNQNRNYLLVPKSFEINKDHLA; encoded by the coding sequence ATGAAAAAAATTAAGTCATTTTATCACTATCATTTAGCCAGACCTTTTTATTCTTTAATCAGGCCACTTCAACCAATTTTGAATCTAAAGAAAAGAACTTTTTTTGATAAGTTTAAGGTTAATACCAAAGATGGAATGGAGTTTTGGTTGTACAATAATGCTTTTTATTGGGAGACAGAGATGTTTTGGGATGGATTCGAGAATTTCAATTATGAAGGAAGGACCAGAGCATTGTGGTGTGAATTGTCAAAAAAATCACAAGTGATTTTGGATATAGGCGCAAATTCGGGTTGGTTTTCAGTTATGGCTAAAGCTTACAATCCAAGTGCTATAGTGCATGCATTTGAGCCTCAACCCAATATTTTTAAGGTTTTGAAAAAGAATGCCGAAATCAACTCTTTTGATATTTATTGTCATCAACTAGCTCTTTCCAATCTAAAAGGTGAATTGCCATTTTATAATACTGGAGATTTGACATTTGATAGTTTTAATACAACTCATGGAAGTTTAAACAAGGATTGGAGACCTGAAAAACAAAAATCCATTTTGGTCCAAGTTGATAAATTGGATGATGTCATTCTGTCTTTGGGAATACCAAAGGTGGATCTGATTAAAATAGATGTTGAAACGTATGAGGGGGAAGTATTGGAAGGCTATCAACGATTTCTGAAAGAGCATAAACCATTGATTATATTAGAAATTCAGGATATTATGATTGGAGAGAAGGTTGAGTTTTTAATTGATGGATTGGATTATGATTTTTATTTCATTCAGGAAAGTACTGGATTAATTAAAGTAGCGAACTTGGGTGAGAATAACGACAATCAGAATAGAAATTATCTACTAGTACCTAAATCATTTGAAATTAATAAAGACCACCTTGCATAA
- a CDS encoding glycosyltransferase: MIPNTIHYCWFGKEPMTDLELSCIQSWREVLPDYKIKCWNEDNFDYAAYDFSSKAYQFGKFAFVSDVCRLHALFTEGGIYLDTDMLVLKDFGCLLNLDFFLGEEKEGLISAGIIGSIRSNPLLSELLESYRQLEFDYDSPLDIPTFLTTYLDRDKAKVYTKEYFYPLPFAEREKDFRPFVQAETYAVHLWNHSWKNEWHFLHDKNFSMAWTQYVSHLFKGPLTCKKIYFPVQFCKYYAAHLFPGLYGKVKSQQNH, from the coding sequence ATGATCCCAAATACTATCCATTATTGCTGGTTTGGTAAGGAACCCATGACAGATTTGGAACTCAGTTGTATCCAATCCTGGCGGGAAGTGTTGCCTGATTATAAAATCAAATGCTGGAATGAGGATAATTTTGATTATGCTGCCTATGATTTTTCATCCAAAGCCTATCAGTTTGGGAAATTTGCCTTTGTATCTGATGTGTGCAGATTGCATGCCCTGTTTACTGAAGGAGGAATCTACCTCGATACGGACATGTTGGTATTGAAAGATTTCGGTTGCTTATTGAACCTGGATTTTTTTTTGGGGGAAGAAAAGGAAGGACTTATTAGTGCAGGAATCATTGGTTCGATCAGAAGCAATCCCCTGCTATCTGAATTGCTTGAGAGTTATCGTCAGCTGGAATTTGATTATGATTCACCTTTGGATATCCCCACTTTCCTAACGACCTATTTGGACAGGGACAAGGCAAAAGTTTATACAAAGGAATATTTTTACCCATTGCCATTTGCTGAGAGAGAAAAGGATTTTAGGCCATTTGTACAGGCTGAAACCTATGCAGTTCATCTTTGGAATCACAGCTGGAAAAATGAGTGGCACTTTCTCCACGATAAAAATTTTAGCATGGCATGGACCCAATATGTCAGCCATCTGTTTAAAGGACCGCTTACTTGCAAAAAGATATATTTCCCTGTTCAGTTTTGTAAGTATTATGCTGCCCACCTTTTTCCAGGACTTTATGGAAAAGTCAAATCTCAGCAAAATCACTGA
- a CDS encoding glycosyltransferase family 2 protein has protein sequence MESPLVSILIPNYNKAPYLRETLDSVLNQTYTHWECIIVDDHSTDGSWEILEEYVAKDSRFQLYKRPNNREAGGNPARNFAFEKSNGKYIQWLDSDDLIHPQKIEKQVAQLSTSTQEMVSVANWTSFIGEGMIETIDPYEHCKTYSPNRWMDYPDNGLQLLLKLWEEISFVPNHAYLISSSIHLKAGLWDENLIRNQDGELMARVLLESDGICYLDDLLTYYRKPDRRHQSRKETFESYQSYLDSLKSYESHILEKQSDLRVKRALVANYERYILMVIFQFPDLAKEAFKKIKRLQPLWKIDAKSPKILISCYLFGMDATLFLRNKLLGMSY, from the coding sequence ATGGAATCGCCTCTCGTCTCCATTCTTATCCCCAACTACAATAAAGCCCCATATCTTAGGGAAACCTTAGATTCGGTATTAAATCAAACATACACACATTGGGAATGTATTATTGTGGATGATCACAGTACGGATGGTTCTTGGGAGATTCTAGAGGAATATGTTGCAAAAGATTCAAGGTTCCAACTGTATAAGAGACCTAATAACCGCGAAGCCGGTGGCAACCCTGCCAGGAATTTTGCTTTTGAAAAGTCCAATGGAAAGTATATCCAATGGTTGGATTCAGACGATTTGATCCACCCTCAAAAGATTGAGAAGCAAGTCGCACAATTATCCACCTCGACTCAGGAAATGGTTTCAGTTGCCAATTGGACCAGTTTTATCGGAGAAGGCATGATTGAAACTATCGATCCCTATGAACACTGCAAAACTTATAGCCCCAATCGATGGATGGATTATCCCGATAATGGTCTCCAATTACTTTTGAAATTATGGGAAGAAATTTCTTTTGTGCCAAATCATGCATATTTGATTTCTTCTTCCATTCACTTGAAAGCAGGCTTATGGGATGAAAATCTTATCCGAAATCAGGACGGGGAATTGATGGCAAGAGTACTGTTGGAAAGTGATGGTATTTGCTACTTAGACGATTTGTTAACTTACTACAGAAAACCTGATAGGAGGCATCAAAGTAGAAAGGAAACTTTTGAAAGTTATCAATCCTATCTTGATTCATTGAAAAGCTATGAATCTCATATCCTCGAAAAGCAAAGTGATTTAAGGGTAAAAAGGGCTTTGGTAGCCAATTATGAGCGGTATATCCTTATGGTAATCTTCCAATTTCCTGATTTGGCCAAAGAAGCTTTCAAAAAAATAAAAAGACTGCAACCCCTTTGGAAGATAGATGCCAAAAGTCCAAAAATCTTAATTTCCTGTTACCTATTTGGAATGGATGCGACTCTTTTTTTAAGGAACAAACTCTTAGGGATGTCCTATTGA
- a CDS encoding O-methyltransferase, whose amino-acid sequence MIHWLTRLRDKIFGVEKLEYRIVKSTREYSDFKFKELKAMEILKPYFPSSFVFETGYTLSFQEIQHIANDIVIHRPATILEVGSGLSTIILSNLISELGYNPEFISIDQDSSWQKHLEEQCENVDFYNFEIGSNSEFAKDGGKWFELPKSSLLREKKYDLVIIDGPKGYESQFARFGIVYFLKERVNETSIVFLDDTDREDENYILEQMKELLPLKSSQFFNKYSRLSNKQAIVTSPS is encoded by the coding sequence ATGATTCATTGGTTAACAAGATTGAGAGACAAAATATTCGGGGTTGAGAAATTGGAATACCGCATTGTAAAAAGCACGAGGGAATATTCAGACTTTAAGTTTAAAGAACTTAAAGCGATGGAGATTCTGAAACCCTACTTTCCAAGTAGTTTTGTATTTGAGACAGGCTACACGCTTTCCTTTCAAGAAATTCAACATATCGCAAATGATATTGTAATTCATAGACCTGCAACTATTTTAGAGGTTGGATCAGGATTATCCACCATTATTTTGAGCAATCTGATTTCCGAACTGGGATACAATCCTGAATTTATCAGTATTGACCAAGACTCATCATGGCAAAAACATCTTGAAGAGCAATGTGAAAATGTTGATTTTTATAATTTTGAAATTGGGTCAAACTCTGAATTTGCTAAGGATGGTGGGAAATGGTTTGAATTACCCAAAAGTTCATTGTTAAGAGAGAAAAAGTATGATTTAGTAATCATTGATGGCCCGAAGGGTTATGAATCTCAATTTGCGAGATTTGGGATCGTGTACTTTCTTAAAGAGCGAGTAAATGAAACTTCCATCGTATTTTTGGACGATACTGATAGAGAGGACGAAAATTATATTTTAGAACAAATGAAAGAGTTACTTCCTTTAAAATCTTCCCAATTTTTTAACAAATACTCTAGACTTTCTAATAAACAGGCTATTGTAACTTCTCCCTCATAA
- a CDS encoding ABC transporter ATP-binding protein, which yields MSDTIIKVDNLSKRYRIGLQEKKADTFAQQIWNSFKAPVENFKRIKSLGKFQDESESVHWALKDVSFEVKQGEVLGVIGKNGAGKSTLLKILSKITEPTSGRIEMIGRVAALLEVGTGFHPELTGRENIYMNGTILGMTKKEIDGKLDEIIDFSGVEKYIDTPVKFYSSGMRVRLGFSVAAHLEPEILIIDEVLAVGDYEFQQKCLGKMEDVSQKEGRTVLFVSHNMDAVRNLCNRSVLLNEGKVRIVSETSETLNFYLAGEHSNNYLNIQEAGVVGKGNKNIRLEEIIISSNKNHLEELETGKLLSIKLRYKVKNNFNLSKARIDLRIDNQYNQRILWMSSESKSTFDFSKSEILFEFPKNPLLPGTYNLTVFIHDGVDVADWFSNVLTFSVDNSGELFNTLKIPNGQTNIYLPFEVL from the coding sequence ATGTCAGACACCATCATCAAAGTAGATAACCTCTCCAAGCGCTACCGAATCGGTCTGCAAGAAAAGAAGGCTGACACCTTTGCTCAGCAGATTTGGAATAGTTTTAAGGCTCCTGTAGAGAACTTCAAGCGGATCAAAAGCCTTGGAAAATTCCAAGATGAGAGTGAGTCTGTCCACTGGGCTCTGAAGGATGTCAGTTTTGAAGTAAAGCAAGGAGAAGTATTGGGGGTAATAGGAAAAAATGGTGCTGGGAAATCAACCTTGCTTAAAATCCTATCCAAAATTACTGAACCCACCTCAGGTAGGATAGAAATGATTGGCCGGGTAGCAGCCTTGCTGGAAGTGGGTACGGGCTTCCATCCCGAGCTTACAGGCAGGGAAAATATCTATATGAACGGGACTATCTTGGGAATGACCAAGAAAGAAATCGATGGTAAACTGGACGAAATCATTGATTTTTCAGGAGTAGAAAAATACATCGATACTCCCGTTAAGTTCTATTCTTCGGGAATGCGGGTAAGATTGGGATTTTCAGTTGCAGCCCATTTAGAGCCTGAAATTTTGATTATTGATGAAGTATTGGCAGTTGGGGATTATGAATTTCAGCAGAAATGCCTAGGAAAGATGGAAGATGTAAGTCAGAAGGAGGGAAGAACTGTACTTTTTGTTAGCCACAATATGGACGCAGTAAGAAATCTTTGTAATCGCTCTGTTTTATTAAATGAGGGAAAAGTCAGGATTGTTAGTGAAACATCAGAAACGCTCAACTTTTATTTAGCTGGAGAACACAGTAATAATTATCTAAATATCCAAGAGGCTGGGGTAGTAGGAAAGGGGAATAAAAATATAAGGCTGGAAGAAATTATCATATCTTCTAATAAAAATCATTTAGAAGAATTAGAGACTGGAAAACTCTTATCGATTAAATTAAGGTATAAAGTCAAAAATAATTTCAATTTATCGAAAGCTAGGATTGACTTGAGAATAGACAATCAGTATAATCAAAGGATTCTTTGGATGAGTTCCGAATCCAAGAGTACTTTTGATTTTAGTAAAAGTGAAATTCTTTTTGAATTTCCTAAAAACCCATTATTGCCGGGGACTTATAATTTAACTGTTTTTATTCACGATGGCGTTGATGTTGCTGACTGGTTTTCAAATGTTTTGACTTTTTCAGTAGATAATTCAGGTGAGCTATTCAACACCTTAAAAATCCCAAATGGGCAAACAAATATTTATCTTCCATTCGAAGTATTATGA
- a CDS encoding endonuclease domain-containing protein: MSRKFNHKASPEIFRRARELREQMTPAERVLWEKLRANRLNGLHFRRQHPISKFIVDFYCHKFQLVIELDGEIHQEKDQQQRDKGREEDLQNLGLHILRFSNQDILHETQLVLTTILNEIERIKRL, encoded by the coding sequence ATGTCTAGGAAATTCAATCATAAGGCTTCTCCAGAGATATTTAGAAGAGCTAGAGAGCTGAGAGAGCAAATGACTCCAGCTGAGCGGGTTCTTTGGGAAAAATTAAGAGCAAATCGACTCAATGGCTTACACTTTAGAAGACAGCACCCCATTTCAAAATTTATTGTTGATTTTTATTGCCATAAATTTCAACTAGTCATAGAATTGGATGGAGAAATTCATCAAGAAAAAGATCAGCAACAAAGGGATAAAGGGAGAGAAGAAGACCTTCAGAATTTGGGTTTACATATCCTTAGGTTCTCAAATCAAGATATTCTACACGAAACACAACTGGTACTAACAACTATCTTAAATGAAATTGAAAGGATTAAACGGCTTTAG
- a CDS encoding ABC transporter permease: MNKTIIQPSQGWKVVDFQELWRYKDLLYFLTVRGIKARYAQSILGVGWAIIQPLFTTLVFTVVFGGLAKVDSDGMPYILFSYLALWPWNYFSGTLNESANSLVANAGMITKVYFPRLILPLAAIFSKLLDFIISFAVLLFLLIYFQVLPGWQVVFLPLLLIQLLACSLGIGMILSAMAVQYRDVKYALGFIVQLLLYGAPVVYSTTAVPEQYQFLYSLNPMVGVIEGIRAMFLSRPMPWEWIWPGAILAAFLFVFGLFYFRKMERVFADVA, encoded by the coding sequence ATGAATAAAACCATCATACAGCCTTCTCAAGGCTGGAAAGTAGTAGATTTTCAAGAACTATGGAGATACAAAGACCTGCTCTATTTCTTGACAGTCCGGGGAATCAAAGCTCGCTATGCCCAATCCATTCTAGGAGTAGGCTGGGCGATAATCCAACCCCTTTTTACAACCTTGGTATTTACAGTGGTATTCGGAGGACTGGCTAAAGTGGATTCGGATGGGATGCCTTATATTCTTTTTTCCTACTTGGCTTTATGGCCTTGGAATTACTTCTCTGGTACCCTCAATGAATCAGCGAATAGTCTGGTTGCTAATGCAGGGATGATTACCAAAGTATATTTTCCCCGCTTGATACTGCCGCTAGCAGCCATCTTTTCCAAGCTCTTGGATTTTATCATTTCCTTTGCAGTGCTCTTATTCTTGCTGATTTATTTTCAGGTACTTCCAGGATGGCAAGTGGTTTTTCTTCCACTACTTTTAATCCAACTCCTGGCCTGCTCCCTTGGAATAGGAATGATTCTATCAGCTATGGCCGTTCAATATCGGGATGTGAAATATGCCCTTGGCTTTATCGTCCAACTCCTGCTTTATGGTGCTCCGGTTGTCTATAGTACGACCGCAGTTCCTGAGCAATATCAATTTCTCTACTCCTTAAATCCTATGGTAGGAGTAATTGAAGGAATCCGTGCCATGTTCCTCAGCCGTCCCATGCCTTGGGAATGGATATGGCCTGGGGCGATATTAGCCGCTTTTCTGTTTGTTTTTGGCTTGTTTTACTTTCGAAAAATGGAGCGTGTTTTTGCCGATGTGGCATAA
- a CDS encoding FkbM family methyltransferase yields MNFFEFVLKLNGKFHWIRNISQSFVKRAVLNPEKRRKLNTLYHKFSFYEKSIFHALFSKIFRDGNHYSIDGFWLVKFAGKELKMPLQSESFALDWETAISIVAHDYEIKAYYEEAIMSTNPPKTFLDIGSNFGTHSLLFLKCGIRAVSIEPNPECKAFFKRMCRYNNVEGEWYAIAMGEEKCETQIVFPEGETWLGSLKITEFGNRGKVKSYPVSVNRLDDFLEMNNIEPDLIKIDTEGFEEGVLRGGENFPKQKYPEVIFEANSNSERENLKKQFQGLGYHVLDLKSKSVVELNALNFQKETNFLARKGRDE; encoded by the coding sequence ATGAATTTTTTTGAATTTGTTCTCAAACTCAATGGAAAGTTTCATTGGATAAGAAACATTTCTCAGTCTTTTGTGAAAAGGGCTGTTCTGAATCCAGAAAAAAGAAGGAAGCTTAATACATTATATCATAAGTTTTCCTTTTATGAAAAGTCAATTTTCCATGCGCTTTTTTCAAAAATTTTTCGTGATGGGAATCACTATTCTATAGATGGGTTTTGGCTTGTGAAGTTTGCTGGAAAGGAACTTAAAATGCCGCTTCAATCGGAAAGCTTTGCACTAGATTGGGAAACAGCTATATCAATAGTGGCCCATGATTATGAAATCAAAGCCTATTATGAAGAAGCGATAATGTCAACTAACCCTCCAAAAACATTTCTGGATATAGGATCTAATTTCGGGACACATTCCCTGTTATTCTTGAAATGTGGAATTCGAGCAGTTTCTATCGAACCAAATCCTGAGTGTAAAGCCTTTTTTAAGAGAATGTGTCGATATAATAATGTAGAAGGAGAATGGTATGCAATAGCTATGGGTGAAGAAAAGTGTGAAACACAAATTGTTTTCCCGGAAGGAGAAACTTGGTTGGGTTCCTTGAAAATTACTGAGTTTGGAAACAGAGGGAAGGTAAAATCCTATCCAGTATCAGTCAATAGACTAGATGACTTTCTGGAAATGAATAATATAGAACCTGATTTGATCAAGATTGATACGGAAGGTTTTGAAGAAGGAGTTTTGAGAGGAGGAGAAAACTTTCCTAAGCAAAAATATCCAGAGGTAATATTTGAAGCGAATTCAAATAGTGAAAGGGAAAATTTAAAAAAGCAATTTCAAGGATTAGGGTATCATGTGCTTGATTTAAAGTCAAAGTCAGTTGTAGAGTTAAATGCATTGAATTTTCAAAAGGAAACTAATTTCTTGGCAAGAAAAGGTAGGGATGAATAA
- a CDS encoding type II toxin-antitoxin system VapC family toxin: MNFWQELFSMIKVLPFDEPSAITASKIYQQLKGMIKLIDIADILISSVAMTGQIPLATLNNKHFKRISELELLKLPQANK, translated from the coding sequence ATTAACTTTTGGCAAGAGTTATTTAGTATGATTAAAGTTCTTCCATTTGATGAACCATCCGCAATTACGGCTTCAAAAATATACCAACAACTTAAAGGTATGATTAAGCTCATTGATATAGCCGACATACTAATTTCCTCTGTTGCAATGACTGGTCAGATCCCATTGGCTACGCTCAATAACAAGCATTTTAAAAGAATCAGCGAATTAGAACTTCTAAAATTGCCGCAGGCCAACAAATAA
- the rffA gene encoding dTDP-4-amino-4,6-dideoxygalactose transaminase, which translates to MQTPFNKPYQTGKELTYIQDAIQRGKISGNGHYTQLCQEFFERSFGFEKCLLTTSCTDALEMAAILLDIQPGDEVIMPAFTFVSTANAFVLRGAKIVFVDSRTDHPNMDETLIENLITPHTKAIVAVHYAGKACEMDLIMDIAYRYGLFVVEDAAQAITSYYKGKALGSIGHLGCMSFHETKNIQCGEGGMLIINDPQFTKRAEIIWEKGTNRAAFFRGEIDQYNWVDIGSSFLPSELNAAYLWAQIEHIDLIQERRKIIWQDYYQFFVRSGRAAAALQTEYLGKFTEVLDQLQLWESYGFPTQEDSPNAHSFYLLFQNLNTRARFISQMLEKGILCVFHYQNLQDSPYYQSISEDQRILPNAVHYSACLVRLPLFYELGY; encoded by the coding sequence TTGCAAACCCCCTTCAACAAACCCTACCAGACAGGTAAGGAGTTGACCTACATACAGGATGCCATACAGCGTGGTAAAATCTCGGGCAATGGTCACTATACGCAACTATGCCAGGAGTTTTTTGAGCGCAGTTTTGGATTTGAAAAATGCCTGCTCACCACTTCCTGCACGGATGCCCTGGAGATGGCAGCTATACTGCTGGACATTCAGCCGGGAGATGAGGTCATTATGCCGGCTTTTACCTTTGTCTCCACCGCCAATGCCTTTGTCCTTCGTGGGGCCAAAATCGTTTTTGTTGATAGCCGGACTGATCATCCCAATATGGATGAAACCTTGATAGAAAACCTGATCACCCCGCACACCAAAGCGATAGTAGCTGTGCATTATGCCGGTAAAGCCTGTGAGATGGACCTGATCATGGATATAGCCTATAGGTATGGACTCTTTGTAGTGGAAGATGCCGCACAGGCGATTACTAGTTATTACAAAGGAAAAGCACTTGGGAGCATAGGACACCTGGGATGCATGAGTTTCCATGAAACCAAAAATATCCAATGTGGGGAAGGAGGGATGCTGATCATAAACGACCCCCAATTTACTAAGCGAGCAGAAATCATTTGGGAAAAGGGTACCAATAGAGCTGCTTTCTTCCGGGGCGAAATAGATCAATACAATTGGGTGGACATAGGGAGTTCCTTCCTCCCATCCGAACTCAATGCAGCATACCTTTGGGCCCAAATAGAGCATATAGACCTTATTCAGGAGAGAAGAAAAATCATCTGGCAGGATTACTACCAGTTTTTTGTCCGCTCAGGACGGGCAGCTGCGGCCTTACAAACAGAATATTTAGGGAAATTCACTGAAGTTTTAGACCAACTCCAACTCTGGGAGTCTTATGGTTTTCCTACTCAGGAGGATTCACCCAATGCCCATTCCTTTTACTTGCTATTTCAAAATCTGAACACCCGCGCTCGCTTTATATCCCAGATGCTTGAAAAAGGGATACTCTGTGTTTTCCATTACCAAAATCTTCAGGATTCACCCTATTATCAGAGTATCTCTGAGGATCAAAGGATACTGCCAAACGCAGTACACTATTCAGCATGCCTGGTCAGACTGCCTTTGTTTTATGAATTAGGGTACTAA